The genomic DNA ttggtgtctttatttttttttagttctaaattatttttaagttaaaagctgtttggcaaaatattgtacaaaactttgaatttattatttttttggtggtgtctggggttcgaacccaggaccttgcatatatttatgcattttttataaataaaaaactttgaatttattatgaattaacataataaataaaaaaaatgtctaaaaaatcaaaatcaaaatattgataATGGACCGACCCGAAATTCTGGTCCGGTCCAAAATATAGATTAATGAACCAGCCATTAACCCGACCCATTTTTAACAGCTCTAACCGCTGCCACCCATTAAAATAGCGGGTAAAGAAAATACACAATGAAAGGGTATAACATATTAAGATATACAAGATTAATCATATGTATATTTTCTTGACATGAAATCAAATGTAGCACATCCATTCAAACATTGGAATCAAATCACAcaactttgattttgtttacTCCATGAAAGACGACAATTTTGAAACAGTCCTGGGATATTGTTGGGGGTAGGTCAAGCAAGCATTccccaaaaaataaaaggtttgGTTTTTAAACAACCAGGTCAATCACAACCACTcgttataatttgaaagttttAATTCAATCCTTTCATCTCTTACTCCTTAATCAATCAGATCATTTTATTCAGTTCATTTATTCGATATGTGGTTTGAAAGTGAGACGCTACCTtttacaactcattttattcCTTTTGGTGGTTGACggctaaaaatgaaaattttgttttaggcTATTATAATTGGTGATTGACGTTTACTTGTTTAGACATcagttaattttgtctttttatcttatttcttgGATGgtttattgtaaattttaatggTCTTTTTTAATATGTCTTATGCTAAAAAGACTACTTTGTTGGtgttaatatattctatttttatttgttaaaaacaaaaagtattCTTCCTCTTCCCCGGGATACATCCCATGTATAAAATATATTCTGCTATGAGAATCCATTTTAATTGGGATCTCCCTCAACTCTATAATATTGTGCACACTCTTagctcaaaaaaaataaataaattaacattttaaggTGTTCAAGTCTTCAAAAGAAGGTGTTTGGTCTCATTCGACCTAAATTGGAGAAGTACTTCGTATATTATGGACGGACAATGTCTGGAGTACTATTAGAGACTATGTATTTGTATTTCCTAGTGTGTTTGGATAAagtaattgataaattttaaagaatttaaaattctaggcaatttaaatgattcaattaaactactttcatttctcaatacttttgtttggatggagtaataaaaaatttcactaTCAAtatttttgggcaacttttataaattttaatttttatcgccaaatttgaaaattgaaattaggggtcaatatgtaaatttcaaaaacttTAGGGgtggtcaaattataatttttgaaaattttgaggggccaatttgcaatttttggggtcaaattgaaaattttgaaaaatatgagGACCAAAacgcaaaatttgaaaaattataacaataaaGAGTTTTGAAATTCTTAGCTTTAAAGTGTCAtttcaaattctctaaatttgacttgaataaaatacttcataaatttccatcattttgaaaattcttcaaattattatccaaacaatggaattcacctcaaagtatttgaattccctcaaaacattccctcatccaaacacacactatgtgagtgtgtttggatggggtaattgagaaattttgaagaTTTAGAATTCTAGGGAATTCAATTGCTTTCGTTCTTAAATGTTAttgtttggatgaagtaataaaaaaaaaattattgtcgtcatttttttccaacttttataaaaataaaaaaaaattgggccaaatttgaaaaatgaaattaggggtcaatttgcaattttttataaatttataggggtcaaattgaaaattttggaaagttTGAGGACCAAattgcaaattttcaaaatttataacaatgaagaatttAAGAGAGTGAGGGCAAAAGTAACCACAAAAAGAATGTAAGAGAGAGAGTGATACATGACCCACTAAGGtagcatttcacatgggaaggGCAATCccttcccaccatgggaaatgTGGTTTTTTACCTGCAATAGCAAGTCAAACAGGTTGCCATtggttttgtttggaattgcacttgagacaaaaaaatgattaatggacttattaaaaacttaattgtttgtttttttatttctttttcatcttcatcttcttcctcaccCTCTTTTTTCTATCTCATCTTTTTTCCAGCAACACAacatcaacacaacaacaacacaacaatctcttcttctcttctttcctGGTTGTTCCAATCCATCCCCTTctcatcaattttcaatttttggatcaagcatcaacaacacatcaattACAACacatcattaacaacaacaacaacacaaaattCTTCTTTAACCCAATTCCAAAccagaaaaacaaaatcaaatgaaatttgattcggaaacaacaacaacttcaacgtaaaacaacaacaacaacttctttaaaaacaaatcatcaaattaaaaatcaaccCAGATTGCTTCCTCTTCCAATCGAAAATCAAACCCAAGTGGTTAAAAATCAATTCCATGTATGAAGAATCAAAAACCCATATTCAAAAattctctctttcaaaattcGAAAATCCTCTCTTTCAATTTCTTGACTGTGTTGCTGTTTCTTGATTGGAGGGGTGGAGGGTATGATCtggaagaaaagaaatagagagaagagaaaagagaagagaaggaagaagaaaaggaataacaaaaagagagaaagtgggatagaatagaaggaagaagagaatagagaagagaatgatgaagataatagaaggaagaagaaaagaaagaagataaacAGAGAAGGTGGGAGataagagaaggaagaagagagaaggggATTACgctggagaagaagagagaaaaagaaatgagatttttttttttttaatttatcattaagggtattttaggtatttcatctttttaacataattttaaaaattaaaaattatgacGTGTCAATGCCATTTCACCAATTACTACACAGtcagcgtgccacatcagcTCATTAATCCAGTCAGATGACATCAGGGGTGTaaaccaaagaatcttcattttacaaggggattacactcacaaaatgaggtgtaccAGTACTCctgcttcttaattttataaatgaacaataatattttatgtagtaaatagctatttgtcaatatttatattttatagaacaacatttcataataaaaaacattatttaattatttataggaatcatagtaactttttttacatattatcgtaaaaaataatgaatgttttcaattataagtgataaaaatttaaaaaaataaaaaattatttcgttgacacttttgatgaataaaatttagttattataattataaatgataaaaaaaaaaaattccttcaaaaaacaactcatttaactatgaatttaaagagtgagtgtaccggtacactcaaatatagtgggtgtaccatataatttgcctaattaaaataacattttcccTATAGGTGGGGTCTGACAAATTTTTGTTAAAGGATGAAAATCAAAAAGTTATAAAAGGGTTATAGGTGATCAATCTTAGCCATTCAATTTGTTTATTAAGATATCTATGGTCCAAATTCACccttcccatgatgggaaagtaATCCACCTTTCCATGTGAACACACACCACCATCTAATACTGCAGCACCATCTAATACTGCAGCATTCATCTTTAACTATTCATTCTCACTCACATTACATTTCTTCCCAAGACTCTGTTTCAAGAAGACTTCAATAACCTCTTTTATGGAGGATAAAAAATCAGATAAGATTCTTCCGGCAATGCAAAATCCAACTACCCCTTCTATGGAAAACCCAGCTAGTGAGAACAGAGTTACTAACCATATTCCCAGAGACCTTCATTTCTCTGTTCTTTCTAATCTTCCATTTAAATCCGTCAACCGATTTTCTTCTGTTCACAGATCTTGGTATCATTTGCATGAAAACCCTGCTTTCCTAAACATGTTTTTGGCTTCAGAATCTCATTACAATGATCATCCTGATGTGAAGCTTTTATTTAACACAAATATGACTTTGAGCCCTAGGCTGTATCTATGCTCAGGTGAGCACTTTAAGATTGAATCTGAATTGGAGATGGAGTTTCCATCTTCATTCCTTAACAAGAATCTTTCCATATTAGGTTCAGCTATTCATGGTGTTATCTGTCTATACGAAGTTAGCAATCAGAATAATGTCATAGTGTGGAATCCTGTTAATGGCCAAAAACATGTCCTTCCTACCAACCATGCTGAGAACTGTATCTCTAACGTTCTTGTTCATGGATTTGGTTATGACCATGTTCATCAAGATTTCAAGGTTATACAATATGTGGTTAACAATGGTGTTAAATGTCTTGGTAGTAGAGATCAAAGCAACTCCTTTTGGCAGGTGTATAGTCTGGTAAATAACAAGCATACAAAGATTGAAGTTGCTTTCAGTGTTCCCTTTCTTCATTATAAGCCTTACGATGGTATGGAAGTTTACTTGGATAATGTGTGCTATTGGCTGGGCAGAATCAGCGAAGATGATCAACTTTATCTTGTCTCATTCAATTTGGCCAAGAATAAGTTTTTAACAAATACACCCTTGGATAATAAATGGGTCCGTTACTATGATGAGTACGACTTTGATGTAACGGAACTCTTTCTAAAGTTGGTGGTGATACATGGCTCTGTTGCTATGATTATACAGCATACCGATCCGTTTTCTTTTAGCATATATATTTTGGGTGAGATTGGTATGAAAGAAACATGGACAAAACTGGTCAATGTTTCACCTCTGCCTTCCATGAAGGATTCTATAGCAGCTGGGAAAAAGGGCGTTATATTCTTTAAAGCATATGAAAAGGATGGAAAGGTAGCTTGTTACGATTTAACTACCGGGGCGGTTGAGGAACTTAATTTTGGAGCAGGAAAGAATATTCGCCAAATCGTGCTTTACAAGGAGAGCGATCGTTCTCTTTcagaaaagagaaagaacacCTGTCTACTTGAAGGTATAAATAGTTAACTGCTTTTTCTGTTAAAGCTTTTACCAATTAATTCTGCTTACTTTTTTTCTATAACATATGGGACTGATTTTTAGTGCTCCATAAGTCTATATCATATAACTGTGGCTTGCTCTTCTTAAGGAATATCATATCTCTTAGTAGAATATATGTTGGCAAGTCAGTAACTTTAGTGTACCATAAAATTAATCTATTTTTGTTTCCGCGTTGCAATTGTCCACCACTATGTGCGTTCCTTCACTTTCACATTTTGTAGCTTTGAAATTATTGCCGTTGGTAATCGTTAGGAACAGAAGAAATATGTTTCTGATATGTTACTAAATAAGCACTTGATGTGTATATGTTCGGTATATGCCTGATAAACTATAACTAACTGATGCAAATGAAGTATAGGAAACTCTTTTTCTGTTTTACTTTCTacatttttgtttggatttagTTAGCACTTGCAATCTGTAGATTATCAAGGCGAAAGTTTTCAATCTGTGACTTATATGTTGCTTTTTCTTTATGCAGAATCTTCACAAAGTTAAACATCGAAGATATGCAAGGTTTAATTTGACCACTTCTAGAACTTTGGCATAGACAAACTTTATTGTGTAATGGTTAGGTTCTTTTGAACAAACTTTGGCAGAAGCACGCAGCTTAGTTTTGTGTGAATGTTTCGGTTCTTTTTTAGGAAACTTTGGTAGAAGAAAACTTTTTTTATGTAATGGTTCTATATTTGTTATTATCGATACCTTCATTGCTTCAAATGGTtctatatttttaacaaaacaaattatgtcCATACATATGCATTTAGATTGCCGGGTGAATTTCTTCAATTCTGTTTTAAAACTGTGGCATTGGGAGTAAGACTTTAGGTAACTTTTGAgttgtttcaattttcaaataagacATTGAATATTTGACTTCCTTGGCATATGACAGCATTGAAGTAACTTTACCTGTAGAGGTTTAGATTGGTAGTTTTTTTTACTGAGATTCAGATTTTTATTATAGATAGACATATAAAGTGATTTGTAATGTAGAGGAATTAAGTTAACATGgctttaaatttttaagtttttattattaatattattattattattaggaaaTAAACTTCATATCTTATGGCTGTATAAACCAGAGTATTTCAATAGTGAAGTTGAAAATTCTTATACTTGTAGGCGTGTTAATATTGTATCTCTAGTCCCTACAAATGTAGAATGCTGATCTCAAACTGTTGGCAGCATTTTTATTAATCGTGCATATACCAAATCAACTAAATACTTGGTCAAAGAAGTCCTTATAATCTTGTCCCAAATATGTTATCATCCATATGTTCATGCTGTATAAGTGTCTAGTTTTAAGTGTAACGGGGTTTTGCCGGTGAGCCACCACATTATAAAGTGTTGGACGTGATGAGTTGTTGAAGGCCCAAATTCTAAGagctaaaaaattataaattgcagAAACTAGGGAGTTGTGCAAGATAGGTTCCTCCAGGACTTTAATAAAACTAACCGTTGATAACTAGCATTAAAGTAAAATCAGTGTATGTTGCTAAAAAATGATTAGAAGGTTACACAGCAAAAGAAGCTTACAAGGTTTTATTATCTGGAGCATCAAGTGTTTCCAACCTGCCGTTGGCATAAAGCAATTCCTTCAAAGATATCGATATTGGTGTGGAGATTGTTTCACAATAAGATTGCTACAGAAGATAATTTATATAGAAGTGGAGTGATTAATCAGGAGATGCTGCAAGGAGTGGGAAATTTTAGAGGAGAAGAATCGATTAGTCCCTTATTTTTTTAGTGTCTGGTATTCGCTAAAGTTTGGTACAAAACCTGCAATTGGTTTGGAATCCATTCTGCTTTGCACAACGATTGTTTGGCTTAGCTAGATCAGTTTGTGGTTTGATTGATAGCGGTAGATCCTATTCAAAGAGAGTTAGAGTGATGTGGCTCGCCTGCGTATGGAGCATTTGGACGGcaagaaacaataaaatattccaaaacAAGGAAATATGCATTGAAAAGATGATTGAGGAAGTAAAATTGTCGTCTTGGAATTGGCTAAGCTTTAAATAAAATAGCCTAGATTATAAAATTTCTCAGTTTAGGTCTGTTCAGGCAGTAGTTGATCCGTGGAGGGGCTGGTctgcaattttcatttttctgcaTCTGTTTTCAACCAATATTGGTGTTGGAAGAACGAAAGGCATGgaatttgtatttctttttaatcgatttttctattttgagttttaatcaTGTTACAATTCTTTTATGCTTTGTCTCATTTTGATCTAGCTATTCTATTCAAAAGCTGAATAGATCATGGAATTATTACCTGCATAAATGCCGGAAGCTTTCgacaaaaaactataaaaaacgAAATCAAGGTAACTTAATTGGACTTGACGTAGCGAAATCATGGAATTATTATCTGTTAATGTTCTTATACAGTTTTGTACTGTTACGGTGGTGTGTTCAATACAAGACAGACATGATCTAATGTTGTTCTTCCTCATGAGGCTATCAAAAAATGATTTGCTAGCATTAAGAAGTGATTAAACATAACAAGGTTCGAATGTGTTCCTCACTGTGTACGTAATTAGTATTAATGTGCACtaatttatattctattttatccTTCATTTTATCTCGTCAATCTTTTTATGCCTGTTCTGCCAATTTTTAGATTCACTTCCTTCACTCAATTCTACATGTATGGATCATTATTAACAAAGcctcttgatatttttttcttcattttctttttgattcaTTCTCTCTTTATTACCAATTTTAGTATTTATATGATGATCATAACAAGGATTTTTACTCAAAAAAGGCTTCAACTAAAGATTGTAGAagaatctaaacttttattttgcaaaattttgtaCTAAAAGTGATTTAATTTTTCCAACCTAAATTACTCAAGTCCTTTTGTatctctccttttttttttggatatatatacacattttgGGGTTGCAGCTCTTTACTGCACctctttttttggttaaaaaaatgatgctaaaagataaataaaaagaagtaaTAGATAATTTAtgcaattataaaaattaagttttaaaagataagatataacaaaaacaaaacaaaaatataaaatatatttagtttattGAGATATTTATGCTACACTAGCTAGCGAACCGCTCTATTTATTGCGCgaatgtttaaaaattatgaacggtgttttttttttatgagattttgattttgattaaaacttaaaaaaatataaatgtttgttgatttcaaattttaataaaaattaaactaaatatgattatctatttcaacgaCACCAACAAtaatacaatataacaaaaaaataataatctaattttttttttaatgacaccaacaacaattttattatagaaaaagttgtttaagggtataattgaaatgaagaaaaagtaagtataaatatattcatatagtttgttacactttttaaatgataaaggaaaaaaacaaaaaatatatatatttatatcgtgtttgttacatttattttaatgtttaaatttattcttatctaattttttttttaactagggTATTGCAAAGTGCAAACAACcctcaaaatatataaataaagataGAGTACAAAAAGGAGGAATGAGATCAGACCAAAACTTCCTCAAGGAGTGGAAAATCAAAAGTTAGGAAAACCAGTTTTGTTCCTACCAAGTGATTCACTTGCAAACAAAGGAACATGATCCCAAATAACAAAGGAATCCATAGTTAAACCAAAGTTTACAAGCGAATATGCAACTTGACTTccctccctataaatatgaAAAACTATACGACACATGTTTCTAAGAAGGACTCTAACATTATCCCATGTTTCTGACTTGTCAAGGGATAGAAGAAGAAAACTTAAAAGCATTTACAACAAGGGAAAAATATGtctattcttatctatttgttacatgtgttgtttgtattgaaaattgagggtaattttggaaagaaaaatccaacccaaaaatgctgaaaggggtagttttctttatacatAGTATAGAAGTATAGATAATATcatgtatttattttataaatacatgataaagaaaactaccctTTCAACACATTTTTGGGTTGaacttttctttccaaaaatacccttaatttttaattataattttaaatacaaataacacatgtaacaaatagataataataaattttaattgaagGAGAAAACTTACACACAATTccttataagttgtttttagtttATAAGGTATTAGAGccaattttaaaataacatatgaaTTACTAATCCATGTGACTAATCGTCCTCGTTAACCATAGATCAAACTCACAAAAAACTAAAACTCATGTTATTTTTATCAGCCGATTTTATGTTGTACATCTGTGTTGTTCCCCTTAATATAACCGACAAAGATTGTCTAGTATTTTAATATCCCTTCCACAAAAAACagtatttccatattattttactattttattaagCTACTCTTCCTTAACCTTTGATCAattgtaacaaacgtgagcaaaaaataatggtaAATATTAGTCtttaaatcctttaaaaaaaaaactagaaacaaatgtgacaaaaaaatattgttaaagattggactttaaatcctctaaaaaatatattagtaacaaacgtgagcaaaaaaattgttaaagattggactttaaattctctaaaaaaaaatattagtaacaaatgTGAGGAAAAAATCCTCtaataaaatattagtaacaaacgtgagaaaaaaaatcatgttgaagatttgactttaaatcctctaaaacaaatattagtaacaaacgtgagcaaaaaataataatgttaaagattggactttaaatactctaaaaaaaaaaaagatcataacaaatgtaagcaaaaaaaatgttaaatattgaactttgaatcttctgaaaaaaaaattagtaacaaCGTgatcaaaaaataatgttaattacatTGGACtttaaatactcttaaaaaaagattaggactcaaaatattttagaaaaagatttgttagcactatattaaatattaataagtaGGGTTCTCACGGTTAATGGTTCGTTCCCGCATTGCTTAGTTTTTCTCAACCTTTCTTAGCCCTCTtaagtttttctctttttctttcatgttacAACTAATCAAAGTCGATTAATCTAATGGATTATAtttgactttgtttttttttttttttaaacaactatATTTGACTTTGTTGGTttataagtgattatgattCAAACTGTTTACGATTAATTTTAAGGATTATTTGACTTTACAGATTTATAGTTgcttatacaaactatgatagcgtgactttttttttatctaaactGAAccgtttttttaattattattaaataacgGGAAAATAAGCAATAACATTTCTTGGCGTTAAGCTCCTTCCACTGCCGTTTAAAGGAATAAAAGcatcacttttttctttgtgattccAAAACGTTCTGCATGTATACAATTGATACACTGCTCCCATAGCCCCCATCCAATATCCAACCAAATCTAATGAAATCAAAGTGTTAAAAccatttaaataattcaaaattgttaaacCATAATCACACTCTGTTACCAACAACTAAAAATAGAAACACTAGAAAGTTTAAACCACcatcttttgtttttggttacaTTCAAACCACCATCTGAGAGGCCATTAAAAGAGAGGACTACTAAGAAGTATGGATACGAACAACGACATCAGATACAACACAGATACTGACACGCCAATAATGttgataatttgagaaaatcacataatttagggTAATTATATTTGTGGATCCGGATGCAACACGTGTTCAGACACATTTAATATGAGGAGTGTATGTGATTCATATGCGAGGAGTAattaatatcataattcataatcacagtataaaagaaaaaaatcaaattgaagtGTAAATAGAACCGGTGGATTAAAGATAGATAAATCGGGTAGAAAGAAACAAAAGGCTAGCTACACTACCATATCAACAGGAATTCCTAAATTCAATTGCTCAATGAAGTATTCCACCACatattttaaaggtaaaaaCTTTGATGTTGTTGCGAAACATAGACCTTAGATATGGTCTGTGTAATGGGACACGATTGTTATGTCGTGGTTTCTTTAAGAATATGTTGGATGTGGAAATCCTAACAAAAAGCAATGCTGGAAAAAGAGCATTCTTTCccagaattaaattaaaaacaaatgcgAGTTCAGGACTTCCCTTTTTGCTTAGTAGAAAACAGTTTCCCATTAGACTAAGTTTTTCTATTACCATAAATAAGTCACAAGGGTAGACCATTCTCAATGACGAAATCGATCTTCCACGACATGTTTTCAGTCATGATCAATTATATGTAGCTTTATCAAAAGGAATTTCTCAAAATTTAACAAAAGTTCTCattaaagaagagaaaatagAAGGAGAAGATGGAGACTTTacaaaaaatgtagtttttaaagatattttttttatcataacatgtcatttatacatttatgttatgatgttactaattactattgaaataaacaataaatgatcattattttatcttaattttatatgcaggcaaactaaaatatgttgagttcaaaaataattttgttataaatctatatatcaatcattttcattaatatttaaaaatttaaaaatttaaggctaaaatatggttttagtccatgcaaatatgcctcattttagttttagttcctgtaaaaaaaaattgtttttggtccttgcattttTTATTCTCACATTGATATCCTATTCGTTACACACATACACACATTGTTGagatatatacacacacatatattgaTATCCTATTTGTTAcatatttgttaatatttaaatttatttttatttatttgtttcaagttttatttgtattgaaaattgagagcatatttgaaaagaaaaagtcaaactataatatttgaaatagttgtttttttatatatagtatagatataaatatatagtATTGATTCATCACaataatttacttaattaaccctttaacttttttttacaatcctttaaattaaaagataccattatttctctaaaaaaaaaaacgataacATTGTTTAATCTCGTATAAATATTTAGCCACCGTAAACTAACTCCCGGTGAAAAAGAGAGTTTTGTTTGTTGTGGAACTTGTCAAAAAGAGAGTAAAACACTTATTTTATTCGAAAAAACAgggtttccttttttttttcttttcttcaacacAACGTGAAAACCCTTATTTTCAACCTCAGTTGTTTCATCTATCACAAAATAAAAGTTCCTTGTTTTAATcgagtgctacctttttttttatagccaCGGTTTCCTTTAGGGATTATTGTGGGAAGGGAACGTATGTTGGAATTGATTGGCGGCACCTTGGagaagtttgagtgagaaatCAATGGCTCCAAACAATGAAAAGGTTAGCAGTAGCTTATATATTCCTGAAGATGTTTCCTTCATTATTTTCTCTAAACTATCCCTCAAATCTCTCAAGCGGTTTACTTGTGCGTGCAAATCATGGTCTCTTTTATTTGAAAACCCTAGTTTTATGAATATGTTCCGCAAAAATTTCATATCTATGCATCAGTCATTGTACAACAACACTTATCTCTTTCTAAATATAAAGGAGATATGGCCATGTCCCCAAGATGATGGTTCAGAGTTGTATTTGGTTTCTGGCGACAAATTTGAGAACAGTTTTGAATTGAAATGGCCAGATTCACTTCCACTGGACGCGGATGAGATTTATTTGTTTGATTCTGGATTTAACGATATTATTTGCTTTTCTGATATTCGTCATGCAAGGGTTGCATTATGGAATCTAGATACTAAGCAATTGGAGACTGTTGCTCGAAGCCCTGCTCAAGTTTTACCTTCTTCTACTCCTTGGTTTGTTGTTCATGGATGTGGTTATGACCATGTTAATGATGACTATAAGATCATTCGTTATGTTCATACTTATAATTATATACCTTATGACAAAGTTGACTGGACTTATATGCCAATGAAGCCACACCCTTTTTGGGAGATTTATAGCATAAGAAATCACTCTTGGAAGAGACTTGATTTAGACGATATGGCTAGAGGTACAGGTCGTAAGGTGTACTTGAATGGATTATGTCATTGGTGGGCGATGAGAGATGATAATTACATGGTTTCTTTTAACTTGAGCACTGAGATGTTTTCTACTACACTGTTACCCTTGGATATGCAAGATAGATATCATGATGAATGGGTGGATATGGGCAGGAGATACTTAGACTTGGTGG from Medicago truncatula cultivar Jemalong A17 chromosome 8, MtrunA17r5.0-ANR, whole genome shotgun sequence includes the following:
- the LOC11411030 gene encoding putative F-box protein At3g16210 — encoded protein: MEDKKSDKILPAMQNPTTPSMENPASENRVTNHIPRDLHFSVLSNLPFKSVNRFSSVHRSWYHLHENPAFLNMFLASESHYNDHPDVKLLFNTNMTLSPRLYLCSGEHFKIESELEMEFPSSFLNKNLSILGSAIHGVICLYEVSNQNNVIVWNPVNGQKHVLPTNHAENCISNVLVHGFGYDHVHQDFKVIQYVVNNGVKCLGSRDQSNSFWQVYSLVNNKHTKIEVAFSVPFLHYKPYDGMEVYLDNVCYWLGRISEDDQLYLVSFNLAKNKFLTNTPLDNKWVRYYDEYDFDVTELFLKLVVIHGSVAMIIQHTDPFSFSIYILGEIGMKETWTKLVNVSPLPSMKDSIAAGKKGVIFFKAYEKDGKVACYDLTTGAVEELNFGAGKNIRQIVLYKESDRSLSEKRKNTCLLEESSQS
- the LOC11406393 gene encoding putative F-box protein At3g16210; this encodes MAPNNEKVSSSLYIPEDVSFIIFSKLSLKSLKRFTCACKSWSLLFENPSFMNMFRKNFISMHQSLYNNTYLFLNIKEIWPCPQDDGSELYLVSGDKFENSFELKWPDSLPLDADEIYLFDSGFNDIICFSDIRHARVALWNLDTKQLETVARSPAQVLPSSTPWFVVHGCGYDHVNDDYKIIRYVHTYNYIPYDKVDWTYMPMKPHPFWEIYSIRNHSWKRLDLDDMARGTGRKVYLNGLCHWWAMRDDNYMVSFNLSTEMFSTTLLPLDMQDRYHDEWVDMGRRYLDLVVLNGFVAMILKHVKTAAFHIYVLGEPGHRESWTKLFIVGPLPNVWRPLGAGKKGVFQAAAVADLHVGFPKLLRPVDGCGGRFQLNDYPVCPSATPCVGGYIWFWARKGWFQRYGDASMLLIYVAVIVADFRLLWNPRHSYD